CACATTAAACAAATATCATATTCCTCTCAGTCCTCTAATGGCGCCGGAATAATCCTTGCTCCCGAATACCGCGGTGCCCGCGACGATGACATTGGCGCCTTTTGTTATAACCTCGGCGGCGGTCGACTCATTGATCCCGCCGTCCACCTCTATATCTTTCTTGAATAATTTACGGAGCTCCTCTATCTTAGGCAGGCAATCCAGGATGAACTCCTGCCCCGCAAAACCCGGCTCAACGGTCATGATGAGGACCATGTCCACCATAGGTAGTATGCTTTTAATGGACTCAAGGTCCGTCTTAGGCCTGATCGAAACGCCGGCCTTCTTTTTGTAATATTTGATAAGTTTGATTATCTCCTTCGGTTTCTCCTCTACCTCCGCATGGAACGTTATGATATCGCTCCCGGCCTTGGCAAAGCTCTCTATATACTTTTCGGGATTATCGATCATCAGATGGACGTCGAGAGGCAGCTTCGTCATAGGCCTTATCGACTTCACGACTACCGGACCTATCGTTATGTTCGGCACAAAATGGCCGTCCATGACATCGACATGTATCCAGTCGGCTCCGGCCTTCTCAACATCCCTTATCTCCTGCCCCAGTTTGGAAAAATCCGCCGACAGTATGCTGGGAGCTATCATTATTTTCTGCATGTCC
This window of the Candidatus Omnitrophota bacterium genome carries:
- the rpe gene encoding ribulose-phosphate 3-epimerase; amino-acid sequence: MQKIMIAPSILSADFSKLGQEIRDVEKAGADWIHVDVMDGHFVPNITIGPVVVKSIRPMTKLPLDVHLMIDNPEKYIESFAKAGSDIITFHAEVEEKPKEIIKLIKYYKKKAGVSIRPKTDLESIKSILPMVDMVLIMTVEPGFAGQEFILDCLPKIEELRKLFKKDIEVDGGINESTAAEVITKGANVIVAGTAVFGSKDYSGAIRGLRGI